One window from the genome of Malus domestica chromosome 01, GDT2T_hap1 encodes:
- the LOC103406270 gene encoding nuclear transcription factor Y subunit B-3-like has product MAEAPTSPAGGSHESGGEQSPQGGGGGGGGSGVREQDRYLPIANISRIMKKALPTNGKIAKDAKDTVQECVSEFISFVTSEASDKCQKEKRKTINGDDLLWAMATLGFEDYIEPLRIYLARYREVIIL; this is encoded by the exons ATGGCGGAGGCACCGACGAGTCCGGCGGGCGGGAGCCATGAGAGCGGCGGCGAGCAGAGCCCccagggaggaggaggaggaggaggcggtAGCGGCGTCAGGGAGCAGGATAGATATTTGCCAATCGCCAACATCAGTCGCATCATGAAGAAGGCTCTGCCGACCAACGGCAAGATCGCCAAGGACGCCAAGGACACCGTCCAGGAATGCGTCTCCGAATTCATTAGCTTCGTCACCAGCGA GGCCAGCGATAAGTGCCAGAAGGAGAAGCGGAAGACCATCAACGGCGACGATTTGTTGTGGGCGATGGCCACGTTAGGGTTTGAGGACTATATCGAGCCCCTCAGGATTTACTTGGCTAGGTACAGGGAGGTAATTATTCTTTAA
- the LOC103432563 gene encoding uncharacterized protein, with amino-acid sequence MARFLFTNGVVSPPAATPPVAAFLETHPGAYTTSRTHNDASFVLFWERHLRRLADSVTILFNSNPQLLFGPHCKTTPPSLPSLSSDSISLRSTIRELVNRSMKQVLPIAMEERREGEELSITALVSGNLEKLRVGDEGFDVSIYIGSYVPAVFGIRENGAFLAVVGRGRDFAAAKYSDWVRMRKSLERLRPPKGTELLLSNDGDRILEGTVSNLFVVRRKDISEAKAESMHCFEVQTAPLSGVLPGIIRQLVIEVCLSKGIPLREVAPLWSEREFWAEAFITSSLRLLQHAKTISFPSSWESLDSNSLEDITWIDKHFEDGPGMITTIIQKEVMEKAVLEGYSVSYL; translated from the exons ATGGCGCGTTTCTTGTTCACCAACGGCGTTGTTTCGCCACCCGCCGCCACTCCTCCGGTCGCCGCCTTCCTCGAAACCCACCCAGGCGCGTACACAACGTCCCGAACTCACAACGACGCGTCGTTCGTGCTGTTCTGGGAAAGGCACCTGAGGAGACTGGCGGACTCTGTGACAATCCTCTTCAATTCGAATCCTCAACTTCTCTTCGGACCCCACTGCAAAACGACGCCGCCTTCGCTGCCGTCTCTGTCGTCCGACTCCATCTCTCTCCGATCGACGATTCGCGAGCTCGTGAACCGCTCGATGAAGCAAGTGCTGCCGATTGCTATGGAGGAGAGGAGGGAGGGGGAGGAGCTGTCGATTACGGCGTTGGTCAGTGGCAATTTGGAGAAATTGAGGGTTGGGGATGAGGGTTTTGATGTGAGTATCTACATTGGTAGTTATGTGCCTGCTGTGTTTGGTATCAGAGAAAACGGTGCGTTTTTGGCTGTGGTGGGTCGCGGGAGAGATTTTGCTGCTGCAAAGTACTCGGATTGGGTAAG GATGAGGAAGTCTTTGGAGAGGTTGAGGCCGCCGAAGGGGACGGAGCTCTTGTTGTCCAATGATGGTGATCGGATTCTTGAGGGCACCGTGTCTAACTTGTTCGTTGTCCGCCGGAAG GATATCAGTGAAGCTAAAGCCGAAAGTATGCACTGTTTTGAAGTACAGACAGCCCCTCTTAGTGGTGTCCTTCCAGGAATTATTCGGCAACTGGTCATTGA AGTCTGCTTAAGCAAGGGAATTCCCTTGAGAGAAGTTGCACCATTGTGGTCAGAGAGAGAATTTTGGGCAGAGGCATTCATTACAA GCAGCTTGAGACTTCTGCAGCACGCGAAGACAATTAGTTTTCCAAGTTCATGGGAATCACTGGATTCTAATTCTTTGGAGGACATCACATGGATAGACAAGCATTTTGAG GACGGCCCTGGGATGATCACGACAATAATCCAG AAAGAGGTCATGGAAAAGGCAGTTTTAGAAGGGTACTCCGTCAGTTACTTATAA
- the LOC103432554 gene encoding protein NRT1/ PTR FAMILY 2.7-like, giving the protein MEAAGRELQLQGKLSGKEEIEVETRSDDEYHPKRGGWITFPFVTGGMLGMSVAGGGWASNLLVFLITKFNVKSISATKIGNVIFGTNNLLPIVGAFIADSFFGPFPVVATFSFISLLGMIILTLIASIPSLRPSTCATIGSSLTCEAPSKFQFSVLYAAISLASLGLGGTSFTIATMGADQFDKPHDQGVFFNWYFLALYLANVISITGIIYIQNNVGWGLGFGICFVANAIGLVVFLLGKRFYKQVKPKGSPFVFIARVLVAAIWKRKASAATSRDTDYYYGDGTLVDNTIPTKRFRLLNCAALKTETDKQFDGSYARSWKLCTVKEVEDLKTLMKIMPLWSTGIFLGTPIGISTSLFILQALTMDRHLGPQFIIPAGSFAVFNLLATAISIFVIDRFVPPKLTPLQRIGIGHVINIVAFIVSALIERRRLGVVREHNLMNHPGSVVPMSALWLVASLSVLGIGEGFYLPGQVALFYEEFPKSLKSTATAMSSLLIGIGFFLSAAITNLVDRTTGWLPNDINQGRLDNVFWMLAVIGVVNFVYYLICTKFFKYQNQNVELKN; this is encoded by the exons atggAAGCAGCTGGTCGTGAACTGCAACTTCAAGGAAAGCTCTCTGGCAAAGAAGAAATAGAAGTTGAAACACGCAGTGATGATGAGTATCATCCTAAACGAGGAGGCTGGATTACCTTCCCTTTTGTCACTG GAGGTATGTTGGGAATGTCTGTAGCAGGTGGCGGGTGGGCATCGAATTTGCTAGTATTTCTCATAACAAAGTTCAACGTGAAGAGCATAAGCGCCACAAAAATCGGTAATGTCATTTTTGGCACCAACAATCTCCTCCCCATCGTGGGAGCCTTCATTGCTGATTCCTTCTTCGGACCTTTCCCCGTCGTCGCcactttttccttcatttctttaTTG GGTATGATCATATTAACCCTAATAGCTTCAATACCCTCCTTGAGGCCATCAACATGTGCAACAATCGGCTCATCCCTCACTTGTGAAGCTCCATCAAAGTTTCAATTCTCAGTCCTCTATGCAGCAATATCACTAGCTTCTCTAGGACTTGGAGGCACTAGCTTCACAATTGCAACCATGGGAGCTGACCAATTCGATAAGCCCCACGACCAAGGGGTTTTCTTTAACTGGTATTTTCTGGCCTTGTACTTGGCCAACGTCATCAGCATCACAGGCATCATCTACATTCAGAACAACGTGGGATGGGGATTAGGGTTTGGAATTTGTTTCGTCGCAAATGCTATTGGATTGGTGGTGTTCTTGTTGGGAAAACGATTTTATAAGCAAGTTAAACCAAAGGGTAGCCCGTTCGTTTTCATAGCACGTGTATTGGTCGCAGCCATTTGGAAGAGGAAAGCATCAGCTGCAACTTCAAGAGACACAGATTATTATTACGGAGATGGAACTTTGGTTGACAACACAATACCAACAAAAAGATTCAG ACTCTTAAACTGTGCGGCGCTAAAAACTGAAACAGACAAGCAATTTGATGGCTCGTATGCAAGATCATGGAAGCTGTGCACTGTCAAAGAAGTGGAAGACcttaaaaccctaatgaaaatcATGCCACTATGGTCTACTGGTATATTTTTAGGCACTCCAATCGGTATTTCTACCAGCCTTTTCATACTCCAAGCCCTAACTATGGACAGGCACCTTGGACCACAGTTCATAATCCCTGCCGGTTCATTCGCAGTCTTCAACCTTTTAGCCACAGCCATCTCCATTTTCGTAATAGATAGATTCGTACCACCCAAGTTAACACCCCTCCAACGAATAGGGATTGGTCACGTGATCAACATTGTTGCATTTATTGTGTCAGCCCTAATTGAAAGGAGACGATTAGGAGTGGTTAGAGAACATAACCTCATGAACCATCCCGGTTCAGTGGTGCCCATGTCAGCCTTATGGCTCGTGGCATCGCTATCTGTTTTGGGAATTGGAGAGGGGTTCTATCTCCCAGGACAAGTTGCATTGTTCTATGAAGAGttcccaaaatcactaaaaagTACTGCAACAGCTATGTCATCGTTGCTGATTGGAATTGGGTTTTTTCTGAGCGCTGCAATCACGAATTTGGTAGACCGGACCACGGGGTGgttaccaaatgatataaaTCAAGGGCGGCTGGACAATGTGTTTTGGATGTTGGCAGTGATTGGAGTGGTGAATTTTGTGTACTATTTGATTTGTACCAAGTTTTTTAAGTATCAAAACCAAAATGTTgaactcaaaaattaa
- the LOC103433006 gene encoding uncharacterized protein isoform X6: MVYLEETLATRYKQWKNNFHKHFKRWDDPKIARLYVPDELKDRPEDWEWLYKHFTDPKFVKARESKTLLHHFGSQPFLYRLEARREFPEIDMFKDVYVRPGNETTKQLHVTMEEKSTDVLHEAASQLPPETLIEDVMVPEDAGFQIMTDVLNQNYSRRRGKVVRGMGKVRIHETGASSSRSNTAEVDALKAEVMQLRTEGAKKVQLKAHADELNTCVGRVQELVQAIQTSGLQISLPVPHHAPPLTSEPSCHVDTE; encoded by the exons ATGGTCTACTTAGAGGAGACCTTAGCAACCCGGTACAAACAATGGAAGAACAATTTTCACAAGCATTTTAAGCGATGGGATGATCCAAAGATTGCTCGCCTATATGTTCCAGACGAGTTGAAGGACCGACCAGAGGATTGGGAGTGGCTCTACAAACATTTTACGGACCCAAAATTTGTG AAAGCTCGGGAGTCAAAGACACTTCTCCACCATTTTGGTTCGCAACCCTTTTTGTATAGGCTTGAGGCACGACGTGAG TTCCCAGAGATCGACATGTTCAAGGACGTTTACGTTCGACCTGGTAATGAGACCACTAAGCAGCTTCAT GTTACTATGGAGGAAAAGAGCACTGATGTTCTCCATGAAGCAGCATCGCAGCTTCCCCCAGAGACCCTGATTGAGGACGTCATGGTACCTGAGGATGCAGGTTTTCAGATCATGACTGATGTCCTGAATCAGAACTATAGTCGTCGTCGTGGCAAGGTTGTTCGGGGTATGGGGAAAGTGCGGATTCATGAGACAGGTGCTTCTTCTTCTAGATCGAACACAGCAGAGGTCGATGCATTGAAGGCGGAAGTGATGCAGCTGAGGACTGAGGGCGCGAAGAAGGTTCAACTGAAGGCCCATGCCGATGAGCTGAATACCTGTGTCGGGAGGGTGCAAGAACTTGTACAAGCCATACAAACGTCCGGCCTCCAAATCTCGCTACCAGTACCTCATCATGCTCCACCTTTGACCTCAGAGCCATCTTGCCATGTCGATACCGAGTAG
- the LOC103433006 gene encoding uncharacterized protein isoform X5, translating to MVYLEETLATRYKQWKNNFHKHFKRWDDPKIARLYVPDELKDRPEDWEWLYKHFTDPKFVKARESKTLLHHFGSQPFLYRLEARREGSKFPEIDMFKDVYVRPGNETTKQLHVTMEEKSTDVLHEAASQLPPETLIEDVMVPEDAGFQIMTDVLNQNYSRRRGKVVRGMGKVRIHETGASSSRSNTAEVDALKAEVMQLRTEGAKKVQLKAHADELNTCVGRVQELVQAIQTSGLQISLPVPHHAPPLTSEPSCHVDTE from the exons ATGGTCTACTTAGAGGAGACCTTAGCAACCCGGTACAAACAATGGAAGAACAATTTTCACAAGCATTTTAAGCGATGGGATGATCCAAAGATTGCTCGCCTATATGTTCCAGACGAGTTGAAGGACCGACCAGAGGATTGGGAGTGGCTCTACAAACATTTTACGGACCCAAAATTTGTG AAAGCTCGGGAGTCAAAGACACTTCTCCACCATTTTGGTTCGCAACCCTTTTTGTATAGGCTTGAGGCACGACGTGAG GGTTCTAAGTTCCCAGAGATCGACATGTTCAAGGACGTTTACGTTCGACCTGGTAATGAGACCACTAAGCAGCTTCAT GTTACTATGGAGGAAAAGAGCACTGATGTTCTCCATGAAGCAGCATCGCAGCTTCCCCCAGAGACCCTGATTGAGGACGTCATGGTACCTGAGGATGCAGGTTTTCAGATCATGACTGATGTCCTGAATCAGAACTATAGTCGTCGTCGTGGCAAGGTTGTTCGGGGTATGGGGAAAGTGCGGATTCATGAGACAGGTGCTTCTTCTTCTAGATCGAACACAGCAGAGGTCGATGCATTGAAGGCGGAAGTGATGCAGCTGAGGACTGAGGGCGCGAAGAAGGTTCAACTGAAGGCCCATGCCGATGAGCTGAATACCTGTGTCGGGAGGGTGCAAGAACTTGTACAAGCCATACAAACGTCCGGCCTCCAAATCTCGCTACCAGTACCTCATCATGCTCCACCTTTGACCTCAGAGCCATCTTGCCATGTCGATACCGAGTAG
- the LOC103433006 gene encoding uncharacterized protein isoform X4 — translation MVYLEETLATRYKQWKNNFHKHFKRWDDPKIARLYVPDELKDRPEDWEWLYKHFTDPKFVKARESKTLLHHFGSQPFLYRLEARREEGSKFPEIDMFKDVYVRPGNETTKQLHVTMEEKSTDVLHEAASQLPPETLIEDVMVPEDAGFQIMTDVLNQNYSRRRGKVVRGMGKVRIHETGASSSRSNTAEVDALKAEVMQLRTEGAKKVQLKAHADELNTCVGRVQELVQAIQTSGLQISLPVPHHAPPLTSEPSCHVDTE, via the exons ATGGTCTACTTAGAGGAGACCTTAGCAACCCGGTACAAACAATGGAAGAACAATTTTCACAAGCATTTTAAGCGATGGGATGATCCAAAGATTGCTCGCCTATATGTTCCAGACGAGTTGAAGGACCGACCAGAGGATTGGGAGTGGCTCTACAAACATTTTACGGACCCAAAATTTGTG AAAGCTCGGGAGTCAAAGACACTTCTCCACCATTTTGGTTCGCAACCCTTTTTGTATAGGCTTGAGGCACGACGTGAG gAGGGTTCTAAGTTCCCAGAGATCGACATGTTCAAGGACGTTTACGTTCGACCTGGTAATGAGACCACTAAGCAGCTTCAT GTTACTATGGAGGAAAAGAGCACTGATGTTCTCCATGAAGCAGCATCGCAGCTTCCCCCAGAGACCCTGATTGAGGACGTCATGGTACCTGAGGATGCAGGTTTTCAGATCATGACTGATGTCCTGAATCAGAACTATAGTCGTCGTCGTGGCAAGGTTGTTCGGGGTATGGGGAAAGTGCGGATTCATGAGACAGGTGCTTCTTCTTCTAGATCGAACACAGCAGAGGTCGATGCATTGAAGGCGGAAGTGATGCAGCTGAGGACTGAGGGCGCGAAGAAGGTTCAACTGAAGGCCCATGCCGATGAGCTGAATACCTGTGTCGGGAGGGTGCAAGAACTTGTACAAGCCATACAAACGTCCGGCCTCCAAATCTCGCTACCAGTACCTCATCATGCTCCACCTTTGACCTCAGAGCCATCTTGCCATGTCGATACCGAGTAG
- the LOC103433006 gene encoding uncharacterized protein isoform X3, with protein MVYLEETLATRYKQWKNNFHKHFKRWDDPKIARLYVPDELKDRPEDWEWLYKHFTDPKFVNSITGQKARESKTLLHHFGSQPFLYRLEARREFPEIDMFKDVYVRPGNETTKQLHVTMEEKSTDVLHEAASQLPPETLIEDVMVPEDAGFQIMTDVLNQNYSRRRGKVVRGMGKVRIHETGASSSRSNTAEVDALKAEVMQLRTEGAKKVQLKAHADELNTCVGRVQELVQAIQTSGLQISLPVPHHAPPLTSEPSCHVDTE; from the exons ATGGTCTACTTAGAGGAGACCTTAGCAACCCGGTACAAACAATGGAAGAACAATTTTCACAAGCATTTTAAGCGATGGGATGATCCAAAGATTGCTCGCCTATATGTTCCAGACGAGTTGAAGGACCGACCAGAGGATTGGGAGTGGCTCTACAAACATTTTACGGACCCAAAATTTGTG AATTCTATTACTGGCCAGAAAGCTCGGGAGTCAAAGACACTTCTCCACCATTTTGGTTCGCAACCCTTTTTGTATAGGCTTGAGGCACGACGTGAG TTCCCAGAGATCGACATGTTCAAGGACGTTTACGTTCGACCTGGTAATGAGACCACTAAGCAGCTTCAT GTTACTATGGAGGAAAAGAGCACTGATGTTCTCCATGAAGCAGCATCGCAGCTTCCCCCAGAGACCCTGATTGAGGACGTCATGGTACCTGAGGATGCAGGTTTTCAGATCATGACTGATGTCCTGAATCAGAACTATAGTCGTCGTCGTGGCAAGGTTGTTCGGGGTATGGGGAAAGTGCGGATTCATGAGACAGGTGCTTCTTCTTCTAGATCGAACACAGCAGAGGTCGATGCATTGAAGGCGGAAGTGATGCAGCTGAGGACTGAGGGCGCGAAGAAGGTTCAACTGAAGGCCCATGCCGATGAGCTGAATACCTGTGTCGGGAGGGTGCAAGAACTTGTACAAGCCATACAAACGTCCGGCCTCCAAATCTCGCTACCAGTACCTCATCATGCTCCACCTTTGACCTCAGAGCCATCTTGCCATGTCGATACCGAGTAG
- the LOC103433006 gene encoding uncharacterized protein isoform X2 — MVYLEETLATRYKQWKNNFHKHFKRWDDPKIARLYVPDELKDRPEDWEWLYKHFTDPKFVNSITGQKARESKTLLHHFGSQPFLYRLEARREGSKFPEIDMFKDVYVRPGNETTKQLHVTMEEKSTDVLHEAASQLPPETLIEDVMVPEDAGFQIMTDVLNQNYSRRRGKVVRGMGKVRIHETGASSSRSNTAEVDALKAEVMQLRTEGAKKVQLKAHADELNTCVGRVQELVQAIQTSGLQISLPVPHHAPPLTSEPSCHVDTE; from the exons ATGGTCTACTTAGAGGAGACCTTAGCAACCCGGTACAAACAATGGAAGAACAATTTTCACAAGCATTTTAAGCGATGGGATGATCCAAAGATTGCTCGCCTATATGTTCCAGACGAGTTGAAGGACCGACCAGAGGATTGGGAGTGGCTCTACAAACATTTTACGGACCCAAAATTTGTG AATTCTATTACTGGCCAGAAAGCTCGGGAGTCAAAGACACTTCTCCACCATTTTGGTTCGCAACCCTTTTTGTATAGGCTTGAGGCACGACGTGAG GGTTCTAAGTTCCCAGAGATCGACATGTTCAAGGACGTTTACGTTCGACCTGGTAATGAGACCACTAAGCAGCTTCAT GTTACTATGGAGGAAAAGAGCACTGATGTTCTCCATGAAGCAGCATCGCAGCTTCCCCCAGAGACCCTGATTGAGGACGTCATGGTACCTGAGGATGCAGGTTTTCAGATCATGACTGATGTCCTGAATCAGAACTATAGTCGTCGTCGTGGCAAGGTTGTTCGGGGTATGGGGAAAGTGCGGATTCATGAGACAGGTGCTTCTTCTTCTAGATCGAACACAGCAGAGGTCGATGCATTGAAGGCGGAAGTGATGCAGCTGAGGACTGAGGGCGCGAAGAAGGTTCAACTGAAGGCCCATGCCGATGAGCTGAATACCTGTGTCGGGAGGGTGCAAGAACTTGTACAAGCCATACAAACGTCCGGCCTCCAAATCTCGCTACCAGTACCTCATCATGCTCCACCTTTGACCTCAGAGCCATCTTGCCATGTCGATACCGAGTAG
- the LOC103433006 gene encoding uncharacterized protein isoform X1 yields MVYLEETLATRYKQWKNNFHKHFKRWDDPKIARLYVPDELKDRPEDWEWLYKHFTDPKFVNSITGQKARESKTLLHHFGSQPFLYRLEARREEGSKFPEIDMFKDVYVRPGNETTKQLHVTMEEKSTDVLHEAASQLPPETLIEDVMVPEDAGFQIMTDVLNQNYSRRRGKVVRGMGKVRIHETGASSSRSNTAEVDALKAEVMQLRTEGAKKVQLKAHADELNTCVGRVQELVQAIQTSGLQISLPVPHHAPPLTSEPSCHVDTE; encoded by the exons ATGGTCTACTTAGAGGAGACCTTAGCAACCCGGTACAAACAATGGAAGAACAATTTTCACAAGCATTTTAAGCGATGGGATGATCCAAAGATTGCTCGCCTATATGTTCCAGACGAGTTGAAGGACCGACCAGAGGATTGGGAGTGGCTCTACAAACATTTTACGGACCCAAAATTTGTG AATTCTATTACTGGCCAGAAAGCTCGGGAGTCAAAGACACTTCTCCACCATTTTGGTTCGCAACCCTTTTTGTATAGGCTTGAGGCACGACGTGAG gAGGGTTCTAAGTTCCCAGAGATCGACATGTTCAAGGACGTTTACGTTCGACCTGGTAATGAGACCACTAAGCAGCTTCAT GTTACTATGGAGGAAAAGAGCACTGATGTTCTCCATGAAGCAGCATCGCAGCTTCCCCCAGAGACCCTGATTGAGGACGTCATGGTACCTGAGGATGCAGGTTTTCAGATCATGACTGATGTCCTGAATCAGAACTATAGTCGTCGTCGTGGCAAGGTTGTTCGGGGTATGGGGAAAGTGCGGATTCATGAGACAGGTGCTTCTTCTTCTAGATCGAACACAGCAGAGGTCGATGCATTGAAGGCGGAAGTGATGCAGCTGAGGACTGAGGGCGCGAAGAAGGTTCAACTGAAGGCCCATGCCGATGAGCTGAATACCTGTGTCGGGAGGGTGCAAGAACTTGTACAAGCCATACAAACGTCCGGCCTCCAAATCTCGCTACCAGTACCTCATCATGCTCCACCTTTGACCTCAGAGCCATCTTGCCATGTCGATACCGAGTAG
- the LOC114826268 gene encoding uncharacterized protein: MASHSKWENPNHPLYLHHSDQPGAILVPQPLVEDNYNTWVQSMSMALMVKNKLGFVDGTINKPSKDNFEELQQWNRCNNLVKTWLLGSMSKEISGSVINYKDA; encoded by the coding sequence ATGGCCTCTCATTCAAAATGGGAAAATCCCAACCACCCGCTCTATCTCCACCACTCGGATCAACCTGGTGCAATCCTCGTACCACAACCATTGGTGGAAGACAACTACAACACATGGGTTCAATCCATGAGTATGGCCTTAATGGTCAAGAACAAacttggttttgttgatgggACGATCAACAAACCAAGTAAGGATAATTTTGAGGAGCTGCAGCAATGGAATCGCTGCAACAACTTGGTCAAGACATGGCTACTAGGCTCCATGTCAAAGGAGATTTCAGGGAGTGTCATCAACTACAAGGATGCTTGA